One Ricinus communis isolate WT05 ecotype wild-type chromosome 2, ASM1957865v1, whole genome shotgun sequence DNA segment encodes these proteins:
- the LOC8283213 gene encoding auxin-responsive protein SAUR68, translating to MISAKKLIKMARKWQKLAALRRKRITMPRNSAAVDAESCSTSNTVEKGHFVVYSIDEKRFVLPLEYLNNDIIKELFMLAEEEFGLLSNKPLTLPCDAGCMEYVIDLLRRRMSKDVETALLMSMASCSSYANPYRAIASQQLPICSF from the coding sequence ATGATAAGTGCCAAGAAACTAATCAAAATGGCAAGGAAATGGCAGAAGCTGGCTGCTCTAAGGCGAAAAAGAATCACAATGCCAAGAAACAGTGCAGCTGTGGATGCAGAAAGCTGTAGCACATCAAATACAGTTGAGAAGGGTCACTTTGTTGTGTACTCAATTGATGAGAAACGCTTTGTGCTTCCTTTGGAATATCTCAACAATGATATTATCAAAGAACTATTCATGCTTGCAGAAGAAGAGTTTGGGCTGCTAAGCAATAAACCTTTAACATTGCCATGTGATGCAGGCTGTATGGAATATGTAATCGATTTACTTCGAAGGCGAATGAGTAAAGATGTAGAGACAGCATTGCTCATGTCCATGGCTAGCTGCTCATCATATGCTAATCCTTATCGAGCAATTGCAAGTCAACAATTACCAATCTGCAGCTTCTAA
- the LOC8283210 gene encoding auxin-responsive protein SAUR63 — MISAKKLLILARKWQKLAVLKRKRISIPRIVGSPDAECCSTSNTVEKGHFVVYTNDQKRFVLPLEYLKNEIVRELFKLAEEEFGLVSNTPLTLPCDAVLLQYIIGLIQRHVTKEVEKALLMFIASSHCSSSLYPLQADASQQILICSF; from the coding sequence ATGATCAGTGCAAAGAAGCTTCTCATATTGGCAAGGAAATGGCAGAAGCTGGCTGTTCTTAAGCGAAAAAGAATCTCAATTCCAAGAATTGTTGGGAGTCCAGATGCAGAGTGCTGTAGCACATCAAATACAGTTGAGAAAGGGCACTTTGTTGTGTATACTAATGATCAGAAACGCTTTGTGCTTCCTTTAGAATATCTTAAGAATGAGATTGTCAGAGAACTGTTTAAGCTAGCAGAAGAAGAGTTTGGGTTGGTGAGCAACACGCCTCTTACATTACCATGTGATGCTGTATTACTGCAATACATAATTGGTTTGATCCAAAGACATGTAACTAAAGAAGTAGAGAAAGCATTGCTCATGTTCATAGCTAGCAGTCACTGTTCCTCATCATTGTATCCTCTTCAAGCAGATGCAAGTCAACAAATACTTATCTGCAGCTTCTGA
- the LOC8283211 gene encoding auxin-responsive protein SAUR63: protein MINAKKLIRLARKWQKLAALKRKRITMPRTTVNVDADSCSTSKAVEKGHFVVYTNDQMRFVLPLEYLNNEIVRELFKLAEEEFGLTSNMPLTLPCDAVFLQYIIDLIQKQVTKEVEKVLLMSIASSHCSSSLYARQADASQQILFCSF, encoded by the coding sequence ATGATCAATGCTAAGAAGCTTATCAGACTAGCAAGAAAATGGCAGAAATTGGCTGCTCTTAAGCGAAAAAGAATCACAATGCCAAGAACTACTGTGAATGTGGATGCAGACAGTTGTAGCACATCGAAGGCGGTTGAGAAGGGGCATTTTGTTGTTTATACTAATGATCAGATGCGCTTTGTGCTTCCTTTAGAATATCTTAACAATGAGATAGTCAGAGAACTGTTTAAGCTGGCTGAAGAAGAGTTTGGATTGACAAGCAATATGCCTCTTACTTTGCCTTGTGATGCAGTATTTCTGCAATATATCATTGATTTGATCCAAAAACAAGTAACCAAGGAAGTTGAGAAAGTGTTGCTTATGTCCATAGCCAGCAGTCATTGTTCATCGTCATTGTATGCCCGCCAAGCAGATGCAAGTCAACAAATACTTTTCTGCAGCTTTTAA
- the LOC8283212 gene encoding auxin-responsive protein SAUR63, whose product MISAKKLIKLARKWQKMAALRRKRITMPRNSVAVDAESCSTSNTVEKGHFVVYSIDERRFVLPLEYLNNDIVKELFMLAEDEFGLLSNRPIIFPCDAGFLEYVTNLLERRMSEDLEQALLMSMASIRCSSSVNPHQAVTSQQLQIYSF is encoded by the coding sequence ATGATAAGTGCAAAGAAACTAATCAAATTGGCAAGGAAATGGCAGAAGATGGCAGCTCTAAGGCGAAAAAGAATCACAATGCCAAGAAACAGTGTAGCTGTGGATGCAGAAAGTTGTAGCACATCCAACACAGTTGAGAAGGGTCACTTTGTGGTGTACTCCATTGATGAGAGACGCTTTGTGCTTCCTTTGGAATATCTTAACAATGACATTGTTAAAGAACTATTCATGCTTGCAGAAGACGAGTTTGGATTGCTAAGCAATAGGCCTATAATTTTCCCATGTGATGCAGGCTTTCTGGAATATGTAACTAATCTACTTGAGAGGCGTATGAGTGAAGATTTAGAGCAAGCACTGCTCATGTCCATGGCTAGCATCCGTTGCTCATCATCTGTGAATCCTCATCAAGCTGTTACAAGTCAACAATTACAAATCTACAGCTTCTAA